Proteins from a single region of Ensifer adhaerens:
- a CDS encoding MFS transporter: MRTDTSNKGVFYGWVVVAAAFTVTFVGFGSAYTFSAFVEPLQRDFDASRGSVSLVFSLAGFLYFGLGIVSGPLADRWGARRLAMLGMLLVGLGLALASQARSIAEVYAAYSLGIGLGVGLAYVPVIGTVQRWFVARRGLASGLAVSGIGVGTLVMPPLATWLVASLGWRETYLVLGALAALLGIGMSTLIVDSPKDRGTGPDGAPIAIQATAKAPSGVPMREAIRTRRFIGLYAACLLSAFGVFVPFVHLVPYALDHGLTQASAVMLLGTIGVGSTLGRFLLGSLADRMGRQVFLVAMFAGMAASLAFWAFAGSFLPLAIFALTFGVVYGGWVAILPAVVMDYFGGRHVGSIIGALYTSVAIGTLVGPSAAGFAFDFSHSYTLPILAGALANGLATVIAMATVRSPAAPMLAN, encoded by the coding sequence ATGCGCACCGACACATCGAACAAAGGCGTCTTCTATGGCTGGGTGGTCGTCGCCGCCGCCTTCACCGTCACCTTCGTCGGCTTCGGCAGCGCCTATACGTTCAGCGCATTCGTCGAGCCGCTGCAGCGAGACTTCGACGCATCGCGCGGCTCGGTTTCGCTCGTCTTCTCGCTGGCGGGTTTCCTCTATTTCGGGCTGGGCATCGTCTCCGGCCCGCTTGCCGACCGTTGGGGCGCGCGGCGGCTTGCCATGCTCGGCATGCTCCTCGTCGGCCTCGGCCTTGCGCTCGCCAGCCAGGCGCGCAGCATCGCCGAAGTCTACGCCGCCTACAGCCTCGGCATCGGCCTTGGCGTTGGGCTTGCCTATGTGCCGGTGATCGGCACGGTGCAGCGCTGGTTCGTGGCGCGCCGGGGGCTGGCCTCAGGGCTTGCCGTCAGCGGCATCGGCGTCGGAACGCTGGTCATGCCGCCGCTCGCCACCTGGCTGGTTGCCTCGCTCGGCTGGCGCGAAACCTATCTCGTTCTCGGCGCGCTCGCGGCCCTCCTCGGCATCGGCATGTCCACCCTGATTGTTGACAGTCCGAAAGACCGCGGCACGGGTCCGGACGGCGCCCCGATCGCCATACAGGCAACGGCAAAGGCCCCGTCCGGCGTCCCCATGCGCGAAGCCATCCGCACCCGGCGCTTCATCGGCCTTTATGCCGCCTGCCTGCTCTCAGCCTTCGGCGTCTTCGTGCCCTTCGTGCATCTGGTGCCCTATGCTCTCGACCACGGCCTTACCCAGGCTTCCGCCGTGATGCTGCTTGGAACCATCGGTGTTGGAAGCACGCTCGGGCGCTTCCTCCTCGGCAGCCTCGCCGACCGCATGGGCCGACAGGTCTTCCTCGTCGCCATGTTCGCAGGCATGGCCGCCTCCCTCGCCTTTTGGGCTTTTGCCGGCAGTTTCCTGCCACTCGCCATCTTCGCGCTCACCTTCGGCGTCGTTTATGGCGGATGGGTCGCCATTCTGCCCGCCGTGGTGATGGATTATTTCGGCGGACGCCACGTCGGCAGCATCATCGGCGCGCTCTACACCAGCGTTGCCATCGGCACGCTCGTCGGGCCGAGCGCAGCCGGCTTTGCCTTCGATTTCAGCCACAGCTACACCCTGCCGATCCTGGCGGGCGCGTTGGCAAACGGACTGGCGACGGTCATTGCGATGGCGACGGTACGATCACCGGCAGCACCGATGCTTGCGAACTGA